The nucleotide window CCGCGATCGGCGGGCCGGCTTAGGCCAGCCGATCGCTCCACAGATGCAGACGCGGAATAATCAGGTGCAGCGGTTGTGCCTGCGGTTTATAGCGATGCGCGACATTTTCCGCATCATAATCCAGCAGTTCGCCCAGCGTGGGCACCTGCGTTTTATCGCGACACAGCACCAGCAGCGGGGAGGGGCAGGCCATCTGGATCTGCTTTTTCTCACTGGCGCGCCACAGCCGGGCAATCGGCTGCACTTTAACCGGACGCTTGATTTTCAGCCGGGCGCTGGCGGGCAGGGCGTGAATGGATTCCAGCTCCTGCTGGACTTTCTCTGCCCACTGCTCGCGCGTCCAGGGTGCCTGAGCGCGGTTGGCTTTCAGGCTGCGCTCAAGTTGTTCGATGACCGCCTCACGCGTGACGTTTTTAATGATGTTTTTGTTTGCCCAGCCAAAGCGCAGGGTATCGGGCGCGTTCACCACCGTCACGCTGCGATAGGCGTTAAGCGTAATTAACCCGCGCAGATGCTGGTGCACAAATTCAAATCGCGCCTCGCTCGGCAGACCGGATTCAACCGTAATCAGCTGCTCCAGCCGCTGTTTCAGGGCGTTGATGCCGGTGACCCGCGCAGAGATGTTTTCGCTGGCCGCTTCGTCCGCTTCAATACAGAGCGCGCCCGGCAGGCGCACCGCCGCTTTGGTGCTCAGTTTCTCTGACTGATGCTGCATAAACAGACGGCAGTAGTGGGCAAGGGCCATTTCACGCGCCCGTTTGCCAAGGTGCTGGGTAACGGCAATGCGCGCAATTTCATCATGTTCGTGGCCTTTTTCAATATCGGGCAGGCTGAACACGCGCGCCACCAGCAGCGGCTGCTGCTCCACCTGCTGACGCAGTTCGCTCAGCGCGTGCTCCAGCGCGTTCACGCACGCATGTAAATCCGCCACCAGATCGTATCGCATCATGATCCCCTTATTAGTTACAACATACTAATGAGTTTATAAAATATACGCCGGCTTGTCACTCCCGCGCACGATTTTTGTCAGTCAGGTCGCAAGGCGTGCTTTGCGCGGGATGCCCATGCTATAACAACGCTTTACCTGTTATCGGATAGTGTCGCGTGCCCATTGTTGCCAAACCTCCGCTTCCCGCCATCGTAACGCTCGGTCTGGTCCAGATTCTCGCCTGGGGCGGTTCTTTCTATTTACTTTCCGTCATGGCGATGCCGATTGCAGCGGAAACCGGCTGGTCACAGCAGTGGGTTTACGGAGCGCTGTCGCTGGGAATTTTAATCTCCGGCCTGCTGGCCCCGCTGAGCGGGCGGTTGATTGCGGCTTCACACGGTCGCGCGATGCTGGCCGGCAGCGGGGCGGTGATGGCGCTCGGACTGGTCATTATGGGGCTCAGTCATCATCTGCCCCTGTTTCTGTTTGCCTGGCTGATTACTGGCGTCGGCATGGCGATGGGGTTGTATGATGCGCTGTTTGCCACGCTGGGGACGCTGTATGGCGGTCAGGCGCGCGCGGCCATTACCGGTATCACCCTGATTTCCGGCTTCTGCACCTCGCTGGTCTGGCCGGGGATTGCCGCGCTGATTCACTGGCTTGGCTGGCGCGAGGCCTGTTTTGCTATCGCCGGACTGCTGTGTCTGACCGTGCTGCCGGCCTATTTTTATGCGCTGCCTGCGCCGCAGGGCGCGGCACCAGCGGCCGCCGTGAAAAAAACGGCGCCGGCTGCCGCGCTGCCCGCCACACTGTTCTGGCTGCTGTGCAGCATTTTCACCCTGGCGTCCGTGATCATGACGGCCGTCTCCGTTCAGCTGATTAGCCTGCTGCAGGCCAGCGGCTACTCGCTGACCGCCGCGCTGGCCATCAGTGCCATTCCCGGCCCCTGTCAGGTCGGGTCGCGGCTGGTTGATGTGGCGTTCAGGCGCGGTCATCCGGTCTGGACCGCGTTTTTTTCCTCCGGGCTGGTGGCGCTGGGCCTGCTGCTGCTGGCCTGCTATCCGCAGTGGGCACTGATCAGTATGGTGTTTTACGGTGCCGGGAACGGGCTGCGCGCCATCGTCCGCGGAACTTTACCGCTGGTGATGGTCAAACCAGAAGATTATGCCGTGATCACCGGGCGTATGGCGCGGCCGGCGCTGATCGGACAGGCGCTCACTCCGCTGGCCGGCGGCTATGTTTACCAGCACGCCGGGGCTGCCGCCACGCTGTGGCTGCTGTTTGGGCTCGCGGCGATCAATCTCTTGCTGGTGGTTGCGCTGAAGCTCAAACTGCCTCAGGGCAGGGCGCACACCGGCGACCCGAGGGTAAACTAAGCAGCCTGTGCGCTTCTGAGCGCGCAAATGATGAATCCGTGCCTTGATCGCGGCTGCTTGCTTCTAAAAAGCAACAGTGTTTGTTATATTTATTGCTCATTGATTACTCACTGCAGCGGTATAAAAACAAGAAGATAGGCCGCAACTCAGGAAATTGAAATGCTAGATTACCGCTTCCCGACAGCTTTGCAGATGGTTTTGAGCGTAGCGATGGCGGAGCAACTGGGTAAACGTTCAACCAGCGCCATTCTGGCCTACGGTCTTGAAGCGAATCCCAGTTTCATTCGGAAACTTATGGTTCCGCTGACGCGCGATGGCATTATTGTGTCTACGCTCGGTCGCACCGGTTCGATTCACCTGGGTCGCCCGGCTGCGGAAATCACGCTGCGTGATATCTACACTTCCGTGATCGAAGATAAAAAACTCTGGGCGTCGCGCCCGGATGTGGCGCCACGTTGTCTGGTCAGCGCCAACCTGTGCTGGTACTTCAAATCGATTGCTGAAGAAGCCGAAGAAGCGTCGCTTAAAGTGCTGGAAACCCGCACCGTCGCGGATGCGCTGGCCGAACTGAAAAAGCGTGATACCAGCAACTGCGAGCCGCTGCCGGATCCCGAAACGGTCGGGCTGTGTAATAAAGCGCGTTAAGCGCGGCGCTTTACGCTCCACCTTCAGGCCGTCACACTGTGGCGGCCTTTTTGTTTGCGCTTTTTCAGGCAAAAAAAATCCGGGCTCGCAGGCCCGGATTTTCACTTTTCTG belongs to Candidatus Pantoea soli and includes:
- the tus gene encoding DNA replication terminus site-binding protein, whose amino-acid sequence is MMRYDLVADLHACVNALEHALSELRQQVEQQPLLVARVFSLPDIEKGHEHDEIARIAVTQHLGKRAREMALAHYCRLFMQHQSEKLSTKAAVRLPGALCIEADEAASENISARVTGINALKQRLEQLITVESGLPSEARFEFVHQHLRGLITLNAYRSVTVVNAPDTLRFGWANKNIIKNVTREAVIEQLERSLKANRAQAPWTREQWAEKVQQELESIHALPASARLKIKRPVKVQPIARLWRASEKKQIQMACPSPLLVLCRDKTQVPTLGELLDYDAENVAHRYKPQAQPLHLIIPRLHLWSDRLA
- a CDS encoding MFS transporter, translated to MPIVAKPPLPAIVTLGLVQILAWGGSFYLLSVMAMPIAAETGWSQQWVYGALSLGILISGLLAPLSGRLIAASHGRAMLAGSGAVMALGLVIMGLSHHLPLFLFAWLITGVGMAMGLYDALFATLGTLYGGQARAAITGITLISGFCTSLVWPGIAALIHWLGWREACFAIAGLLCLTVLPAYFYALPAPQGAAPAAAVKKTAPAAALPATLFWLLCSIFTLASVIMTAVSVQLISLLQASGYSLTAALAISAIPGPCQVGSRLVDVAFRRGHPVWTAFFSSGLVALGLLLLACYPQWALISMVFYGAGNGLRAIVRGTLPLVMVKPEDYAVITGRMARPALIGQALTPLAGGYVYQHAGAAATLWLLFGLAAINLLLVVALKLKLPQGRAHTGDPRVN
- a CDS encoding RrF2 family transcriptional regulator encodes the protein MLDYRFPTALQMVLSVAMAEQLGKRSTSAILAYGLEANPSFIRKLMVPLTRDGIIVSTLGRTGSIHLGRPAAEITLRDIYTSVIEDKKLWASRPDVAPRCLVSANLCWYFKSIAEEAEEASLKVLETRTVADALAELKKRDTSNCEPLPDPETVGLCNKAR